One window of the Emticicia oligotrophica DSM 17448 genome contains the following:
- a CDS encoding response regulator transcription factor — MKILLIEDEKALALDIINYLNSQDTVCEWVDTFKDANEKIQSYDYDCILLDLSLPDGNGMQLLEQLKNAKKLEGIIIISAKDTLEVRIEGLNLGADDFLMKPFHLAELMARIQAVIRRKKFEGNNTVVFNEIQIDILSKTIHANSRLVEATKKEFDLLVYLIGNKNRVLSKAVLAEYISGDMADMLDNHDFVYAHIKNLKKKLSAAGVKDYLKTVYGLGYKWQD, encoded by the coding sequence ATGAAAATACTACTCATAGAAGATGAAAAAGCCTTAGCTTTAGACATTATTAACTACCTGAACAGCCAAGATACTGTCTGTGAGTGGGTGGATACCTTTAAGGATGCCAACGAAAAGATACAAAGCTATGATTATGACTGTATTTTGCTTGACTTGAGCCTGCCTGATGGGAACGGTATGCAATTACTCGAACAGCTAAAAAACGCAAAAAAATTAGAAGGAATAATAATAATATCGGCAAAAGATACTTTAGAAGTCAGAATTGAAGGCTTAAACTTAGGAGCAGATGATTTTTTGATGAAACCGTTTCACTTAGCTGAGTTAATGGCAAGAATACAAGCGGTTATACGCCGAAAAAAGTTTGAGGGTAATAACACCGTGGTATTTAACGAAATTCAGATTGATATTTTATCAAAAACTATTCATGCCAATAGTAGGCTGGTGGAAGCCACTAAAAAAGAGTTTGATTTATTGGTGTATCTGATAGGCAATAAAAATCGGGTACTTTCAAAAGCTGTTTTAGCGGAGTATATTTCTGGCGATATGGCAGATATGCTTGATAACCACGATTTTGTGTATGCTCACATAAAAAATTTAAAGAAAAAGTTATCTGCCGCTGGAGTGAAAGATTATCTTAAAACTGTATATGGATTAGGTTATAAATGGCAAGACTGA
- a CDS encoding sensor histidine kinase, which translates to MARLTHSKDTNLLNQTLKGYLIFSALLLLLFIPIIFFLFQKLYLDDIDDGLRLEKSEFQQYILPNLKTQDIKQWNRFNRDFKIIDTLKSNTHDYIEQKFYYDTLVHELEPYRVLYSSVSIENKPYTLLIKQNLIEEKDWIEKIILFVVSLLIFILLGTYLITRWQNRRVWRSFYQNLTLLERFELENAIEPPKFLTSNINEFNRLTTVLKELVNRVIKSYKIQREFAENAAHELQTPVAVLKSKIDSFLQVPELTDRQMQLLDQLNEATTRLSRLNKNLLLLSKLEHQIFEKGEVDFKNIIVQNLDFWYEQCEAKHLKMEYLSIHSSLQMANLSLAEILINNLIFNAIRHNILGGNIEIFLNHEKFVVRNSGKNEAIPSNQLFQRFVKTDASTQGNGLGLAIVKKITDLHSWKIEYSFENNLHIFTIFF; encoded by the coding sequence ATGGCAAGACTGACTCATAGCAAAGATACCAATTTACTCAATCAAACCTTGAAAGGGTATTTGATATTTTCGGCTTTGTTGCTGTTGCTATTTATTCCGATTATTTTCTTCTTGTTTCAAAAACTATATCTCGATGACATTGATGATGGACTTCGATTAGAAAAATCCGAATTTCAACAATACATTTTACCAAACCTCAAGACACAGGATATAAAACAGTGGAATCGCTTCAATCGTGACTTCAAGATAATAGACACGCTTAAAAGTAACACACACGATTATATCGAGCAAAAGTTTTATTATGATACATTGGTTCATGAACTCGAACCTTACAGAGTGCTATACTCATCTGTTTCAATCGAAAACAAACCTTATACCCTTCTAATCAAACAAAATCTGATTGAAGAAAAAGACTGGATAGAAAAAATCATACTATTTGTTGTATCGCTATTGATATTCATTTTATTAGGTACATACTTGATAACTCGTTGGCAAAACAGAAGAGTTTGGCGAAGTTTCTATCAGAATTTGACACTTTTAGAAAGATTCGAGCTTGAAAATGCCATCGAGCCGCCAAAGTTCCTTACATCAAATATCAATGAGTTTAATAGGCTCACAACGGTATTGAAAGAACTCGTCAATCGTGTAATTAAATCCTATAAAATTCAACGAGAATTTGCTGAAAATGCTGCTCACGAACTTCAAACACCAGTTGCTGTTTTAAAATCTAAGATTGATAGCTTTTTACAAGTTCCCGAGCTGACAGACAGGCAAATGCAACTTTTAGACCAACTCAACGAGGCCACAACCCGACTAAGCCGTTTGAATAAAAATTTATTACTATTGAGTAAGCTCGAACACCAAATTTTTGAAAAAGGTGAAGTTGATTTTAAAAATATCATAGTTCAGAACTTAGATTTTTGGTACGAACAATGCGAGGCTAAACACTTAAAAATGGAGTATTTAAGCATCCATTCTTCGCTACAAATGGCTAATTTATCACTTGCTGAGATTTTGATTAATAATCTGATTTTTAACGCTATCAGACACAATATTTTGGGTGGAAATATTGAAATTTTCTTAAATCATGAAAAATTTGTAGTCAGAAATTCGGGCAAAAACGAAGCGATACCATCTAACCAACTTTTTCAGCGATTTGTCAAAACCGATGCTTCCACGCAAGGAAATGGTTTGGGGCTTGCAATTGTTAAAAAAATTACTGATTTACATTCATGGAAAATCGAATATTCTTTTGAAAATAATTTACACATTTTTACTATATTCTTCTAA
- a CDS encoding TonB-dependent receptor domain-containing protein — MKKLPIIVFLLTTSIVSFAQKTINLSGIILDKNQAIEFVNVTISKTGDTTKVLQFAVSDSVGKFHFQLHEQGEFVLKASLIGYLTYKQIIKIGNSDLDLGNIELKTDNKLLGEVVVTAQKKLIEKTNEGFVVNAAANITQLGGTATDLLKSTPTIAVDADGAITLRGKTPLILINGRNSKLANADQIPASSIESIEVINNASAKYDANAQSGIINIILKKNAQNGTNGAIALGVGEGSRGRISSSALLNHRADKWNIGLAYDNRFAGRTKHITTNRTNFLLPETYQINQDRHDERVERLQNLKLNLDFQPNEKNTFSFEAIGNVQGQDNDEKLNSIILKQNMGFSNANDRHSLEYRRSKVGEFALNYNRKFADPKKSLSASATTSIEQGRENTDIDTQQLAENATKIGNVFYQKTHNYEDDVISNIIVDYATPIGAKGVFETGYKGTFRSVKNDYEASDKRENVFVVNQVSSNIFNFSEQINAVYALYHNQLGSEKWKYELGVRAEQVSNSGKTQDNSTKFTNEYLKLFPTANLIYDVSEGQSWKLSYGKRINRPSLGDFNPFVDITDALNPHSGNPNLKPEIVHAAELGYNKEWEKATITSNIFYRHSTNTIRQFLQPLGNGVVLRLPVNIGTADSYGLESVITAKPSRVYDFNASFTLFEQLFGGNNASAVAQQNTFNWFGKLINNITVGKNGKLQIIGNYTSAATTPQGNLIPIYYADLGYQQKLGKGNARLGLLVVDIFNTLNSGGKTLTTEFITNRTQKADTRAFMLTFAYSFKSGFKEKLMENKFSKEF, encoded by the coding sequence ATGAAGAAATTACCGATAATCGTCTTCTTACTTACCACTTCTATTGTTTCTTTTGCTCAAAAAACAATCAATCTGTCGGGCATAATACTGGATAAAAACCAAGCAATTGAGTTTGTCAATGTTACCATATCAAAAACAGGTGATACTACAAAGGTTTTACAATTTGCGGTTTCTGATTCTGTTGGGAAATTTCATTTTCAACTCCACGAACAAGGTGAATTTGTATTAAAAGCAAGTTTAATAGGCTATCTAACTTACAAACAGATAATCAAAATTGGAAACTCTGACTTGGATTTAGGTAATATTGAATTAAAAACAGATAATAAACTCTTGGGCGAAGTAGTGGTTACTGCACAAAAAAAACTTATTGAAAAAACTAACGAAGGCTTTGTTGTAAATGCGGCGGCTAATATTACCCAACTGGGCGGAACGGCAACCGACTTACTGAAAAGCACGCCTACCATAGCAGTAGATGCAGACGGAGCCATTACGCTCAGAGGAAAGACACCTTTGATTTTAATAAACGGGCGAAATTCTAAATTGGCAAATGCCGACCAGATTCCCGCCAGCAGTATCGAAAGCATAGAAGTAATTAACAATGCTTCGGCAAAATATGATGCCAATGCCCAAAGCGGAATCATAAATATTATTCTTAAAAAGAATGCCCAAAATGGCACAAACGGTGCTATCGCTTTGGGTGTAGGCGAAGGCTCAAGAGGGCGTATAAGCAGCTCTGCTTTACTTAATCATAGAGCTGACAAATGGAATATCGGATTGGCGTATGATAATCGTTTTGCAGGTCGTACAAAACACATTACCACCAACCGCACCAATTTTTTATTGCCTGAAACCTACCAAATCAATCAAGACCGCCACGATGAACGAGTAGAAAGATTGCAGAACTTAAAATTGAATCTCGATTTTCAGCCAAACGAAAAAAATACCTTTTCGTTTGAAGCGATTGGCAATGTGCAAGGGCAAGACAACGACGAAAAACTAAACAGTATCATTTTGAAGCAAAACATGGGTTTTTCTAACGCCAACGACCGACACTCACTTGAATATCGCCGCTCAAAAGTGGGAGAGTTTGCCCTCAATTATAACCGAAAATTTGCCGACCCCAAAAAATCTTTAAGTGCTTCGGCAACAACATCCATCGAACAAGGGCGTGAAAATACTGATATTGACACCCAACAATTAGCCGAAAATGCCACTAAAATTGGCAATGTTTTTTACCAAAAAACGCATAACTACGAAGATGATGTCATTTCTAACATTATCGTAGATTATGCCACACCTATTGGGGCGAAGGGTGTTTTTGAAACAGGTTATAAGGGTACTTTTAGAAGTGTAAAAAATGATTATGAAGCCTCGGATAAACGAGAAAATGTATTTGTTGTGAACCAGGTGTCCAGTAATATTTTTAATTTTAGTGAACAAATTAATGCCGTTTATGCCCTCTATCATAATCAATTAGGGTCAGAAAAATGGAAATATGAATTAGGTGTAAGAGCCGAACAAGTAAGCAATAGTGGTAAAACCCAAGATAACAGCACAAAATTTACGAATGAGTATCTGAAACTATTCCCGACTGCAAATCTCATCTATGATGTTTCGGAAGGGCAATCTTGGAAACTAAGCTACGGCAAAAGAATCAACCGCCCAAGCCTCGGCGATTTCAATCCGTTTGTAGATATTACTGATGCACTCAATCCACACAGTGGAAATCCGAATCTGAAACCCGAAATAGTTCATGCCGCAGAATTGGGCTACAATAAAGAGTGGGAAAAGGCAACAATTACGAGCAATATTTTTTATCGCCATTCCACCAATACTATTAGGCAATTTTTACAACCTTTGGGCAACGGAGTAGTTTTGAGGTTGCCAGTAAATATAGGCACAGCAGATAGTTATGGTTTAGAAAGTGTTATTACTGCCAAACCGAGCCGTGTTTATGATTTCAATGCCAGTTTTACGCTTTTCGAACAATTATTTGGAGGAAATAATGCGTCGGCTGTGGCACAACAGAATACCTTTAACTGGTTCGGAAAACTAATAAATAATATAACGGTTGGCAAAAACGGAAAGTTACAAATTATCGGTAATTACACTTCGGCAGCTACTACACCACAGGGGAATTTAATTCCGATTTATTATGCCGATTTGGGTTATCAACAAAAACTCGGTAAAGGCAATGCCAGATTAGGCTTGTTAGTAGTCGATATTTTCAATACGCTCAATAGTGGTGGCAAAACACTTACAACTGAATTTATCACAAACCGCACTCAGAAAGCCGATACCCGTGCATTTATGCTTACATTTGCTTATTCGTTTAAATCAGGTTTCAAAGAAAAACTCATGGAAAATAAATTTTCTAAAGAATTTTAA
- a CDS encoding EamA family transporter yields MEKWKLFAVISMLFAGLTSVIAKFGMKNLSSDVALSIRTTVVFSIVVANAFLLNNAFAEIKQAPKSNLIYLAISGITTSLSWIFYYRAMKEGQVSYVASIDKASIVVTLVLSFIILKEPITPKILIGAGLILLGMVVLIWK; encoded by the coding sequence ATGGAAAAATGGAAACTCTTTGCGGTAATATCTATGCTCTTTGCTGGTCTTACCTCGGTCATTGCCAAGTTTGGTATGAAGAATCTGAGTAGTGATGTTGCTCTTAGTATTCGTACAACAGTTGTGTTTAGTATTGTAGTGGCAAATGCCTTTTTATTGAACAATGCCTTTGCGGAAATCAAACAAGCTCCCAAAAGTAATCTCATTTACTTGGCTATATCGGGCATCACTACTTCTCTTTCATGGATTTTCTATTATAGAGCCATGAAAGAGGGGCAGGTTTCTTATGTGGCCAGTATTGATAAAGCCAGTATTGTGGTTACCTTGGTGCTGTCTTTTATCATTCTCAAAGAACCCATCACGCCTAAAATATTGATTGGTGCGGGGCTAATTCTTTTAGGAATGGTGGTTTTGATTTGGAAATAA